In one Chlamydia sp. BM-2023 genomic region, the following are encoded:
- a CDS encoding DUF1389 domain-containing protein produces the protein MGLGNTSLPSVNGSATQLAPDNLIEQTRLSRATKCALAIASVFCFILVVSLASLLACAVVHPAIYIGFALAVVLFFVVFGTIILHFLRSDKKPVLPISEPTKIKLPPSLIPIPEGFLRVVKEKFPSVIYDLCVSQLLTISQLRSVLEGIKENDFTSMSADVNKKLEAFGVRNLQRECQGVDLPTLDEVLMQNCPFFFLKSFIDQGPREIPEAEGMSPETYWTSCAGLLQEGDILFDEGSWIFAHVVFREEYEQLVHHAREGSWHEVSIGDQALVEQIKSRIEASVNELSKRQQLLALQVVYNPLRLQSLCMHGMSWEQMLILRGVGISCCGFLMECEIKGECLPKLARTMSVIYPHLNETSPNYDPDTALLTWKEWQAGLGTHESTEEGNCHEATLDLLNSRSRRGICLQPVSGIDAKMLAHPRYQMLNEKRSKM, from the coding sequence ATGGGCTTGGGTAATACCTCCCTCCCCTCAGTAAACGGTAGTGCAACCCAACTAGCACCGGATAATCTTATTGAGCAAACGCGTCTTAGTAGGGCTACAAAGTGTGCTTTAGCCATTGCTAGTGTATTTTGTTTTATACTTGTTGTATCATTAGCTTCTCTGCTTGCTTGTGCAGTTGTACATCCCGCAATTTATATCGGATTTGCACTTGCTGTCGTACTATTCTTCGTTGTTTTCGGTACTATTATCTTACATTTTCTACGTAGCGATAAAAAGCCTGTTTTGCCAATTTCCGAACCTACAAAAATAAAACTTCCTCCATCCTTAATACCTATTCCTGAGGGTTTCCTAAGGGTCGTTAAAGAGAAGTTTCCCTCTGTTATTTATGATTTATGTGTTTCTCAGTTATTAACAATTTCTCAGCTGCGCAGTGTTCTAGAAGGGATAAAAGAAAATGATTTTACCTCCATGTCTGCAGATGTTAATAAAAAACTCGAGGCTTTTGGTGTTAGGAATTTGCAAAGGGAATGTCAAGGTGTAGATCTCCCCACTTTAGATGAAGTTTTAATGCAAAATTGTCCTTTTTTCTTCTTAAAATCATTTATCGATCAAGGACCTAGAGAGATTCCTGAGGCAGAGGGCATGTCTCCAGAGACATACTGGACTAGCTGCGCAGGATTATTGCAAGAAGGAGACATTCTCTTTGATGAGGGGAGCTGGATCTTCGCTCATGTGGTATTCAGGGAAGAATATGAGCAGCTTGTCCATCATGCAAGAGAGGGAAGTTGGCATGAGGTAAGTATAGGAGATCAAGCTCTAGTTGAACAAATAAAATCACGTATAGAAGCGTCAGTGAACGAACTCTCAAAAAGACAACAGCTGCTAGCTTTGCAGGTCGTTTATAATCCATTACGGTTGCAGAGCTTATGCATGCACGGGATGAGCTGGGAGCAAATGCTAATTTTGCGTGGGGTAGGTATCTCCTGCTGTGGTTTCCTAATGGAGTGCGAAATTAAAGGAGAATGCCTACCTAAATTAGCCCGGACGATGTCTGTTATTTATCCCCATCTTAATGAAACCAGTCCTAACTATGATCCTGATACAGCGCTACTCACTTGGAAAGAGTGGCAAGCAGGACTAGGAACTCACGAAAGCACAGAAGAAGGTAATTGTCACGAAGCAACCCTAGACTTGTTAAATTCACGTAGTAGAAGAGGAATATGCTTGCAGCCTGTTTCTGGCATAGATGCTAAAATGTTAGCGCATCCCAGGTATCAGATGTTGAATGAGAAAAGAAGTAAGATGTAG